One Paraglaciecola mesophila genomic region harbors:
- a CDS encoding ABC transporter ATP-binding protein, which translates to MSSKNIDLVNLRQTLFALLKPERSFFAVVIAYSVVIGLLTLAVPIAVQTLINTIANIASTRAVITLAIVLFSTLLLSGCFAALRMRVMEYYERRIYARLVADLSLRTILAPHSYFEGSQNTSITHRYFDIMTLQKNIPSLMIDGIALILQMIVGFTLVSFYHPFLLAFNLCVILIMYVIWRLWSTQAKVSAVHLSASKYSTAKWLSNLASANDFVKSSSQFDYAGQKTERYVSEYVDNHARHFSFTFKQVVMFLVLYALASSALLGLGGWLVISGQLSIGQLVAAELIMAAVFLGLSRFSHYLKLYYELYGTADKIGGAINMPQEALEQTPKPAPAGAALDFNNVIIRRKDESCLINKNIAQGDKYFVSTQSNWTQRTIVNLLKRYETPSSGWINLDSNDLSDYDTYDLRQAVFVLDRSLIIECTIEEYIHMCAPGVSTSDINNTLEKVGLTEVVSALPQKLQTPISPVGTPLQPLEFILLKLVVVMLSKPKVLVINQHFDAIPTTRRERILGVIQDTDLTVLYFSNAPTSAFFNGTIVLESNKEPQHNAAKRQEMSP; encoded by the coding sequence ATGTCCTCCAAAAATATTGACCTAGTTAACTTGCGTCAAACATTGTTTGCGCTTTTAAAACCAGAACGCTCGTTTTTTGCGGTCGTTATCGCATACAGCGTGGTTATTGGCCTGCTGACGCTAGCCGTCCCCATCGCGGTACAAACCCTCATCAACACCATAGCGAATATCGCGTCAACCCGGGCAGTCATCACCCTCGCGATAGTGCTTTTTAGTACTTTATTACTATCCGGTTGCTTCGCTGCCCTGCGCATGCGGGTCATGGAATATTACGAACGGCGTATTTATGCCCGCCTAGTGGCGGATCTGAGTCTGCGTACTATATTAGCGCCTCATAGCTATTTTGAAGGCAGTCAAAACACCTCAATCACCCATCGTTATTTCGACATAATGACCTTGCAAAAGAATATTCCAAGCTTAATGATTGACGGTATTGCCTTGATATTACAAATGATTGTTGGCTTCACACTCGTTTCGTTTTATCACCCGTTTTTGCTTGCGTTTAACTTATGCGTGATTTTAATTATGTATGTGATTTGGCGGTTGTGGTCCACACAAGCCAAAGTATCAGCCGTGCATCTGTCAGCATCAAAATACTCAACAGCAAAATGGCTAAGCAACTTGGCGTCAGCGAATGACTTTGTAAAGTCATCTTCTCAGTTCGATTATGCTGGTCAGAAAACCGAGCGTTACGTATCAGAATATGTTGATAACCACGCTCGCCACTTTTCCTTTACCTTTAAACAAGTGGTGATGTTTTTAGTGCTTTACGCACTGGCTAGTTCTGCGTTGCTTGGCTTGGGTGGATGGTTAGTGATAAGCGGGCAATTGTCTATTGGCCAATTAGTTGCAGCAGAATTGATCATGGCAGCGGTCTTTTTAGGACTCTCTCGCTTCAGTCATTACTTAAAACTGTATTATGAATTATACGGTACCGCAGACAAGATCGGTGGCGCCATTAACATGCCACAAGAGGCATTAGAACAAACCCCCAAACCTGCCCCAGCTGGCGCTGCATTAGATTTCAACAATGTCATTATTCGGCGCAAAGATGAGTCATGCCTGATCAATAAAAATATCGCCCAAGGCGATAAGTACTTTGTATCGACGCAATCAAACTGGACCCAACGCACCATAGTCAATTTGCTCAAGCGTTATGAAACACCCTCATCTGGGTGGATAAATCTGGATAGCAACGACCTATCCGATTACGACACTTACGACTTACGCCAAGCGGTGTTCGTTTTAGATCGTTCACTTATTATTGAATGCACGATCGAAGAATACATACACATGTGCGCACCAGGTGTATCCACCAGCGATATTAACAACACCCTTGAAAAAGTAGGTTTGACTGAGGTTGTCAGCGCGCTTCCACAAAAACTACAAACCCCCATATCCCCAGTAGGAACACCGTTACAACCCCTTGAATTTATATTGCTTAAGTTAGTGGTGGTGATGTTGTCTAAGCCTAAGGTACTGGTGATCAATCAACATTTTGACGCGATACCTACCACCAGACGCGAGCGTATTTTAGGAGTGATTCAAGATACAGACTTAACCGTTTTGTATTTCTCGAACGCCCCCACATCGGCCTTTTTCAATGGCACGATTGTGCTTGAAAGCAATAAAGAACCCCAACACAACGCCGCTAAACGTCAGGAGATGAGCCCATGA